One Micromonospora craniellae genomic region harbors:
- the cmk gene encoding (d)CMP kinase — MEQNVPAGRCVVAVDGPSGSGKSTVSRRLAASLTARYLDTGAMYRAITWAVLRSGVDLTDAQAVAKVAGEVDLRIGTDPTGYGVTADGVGVEAEIRGPEVTAAVSAVASVPAVRALLVARQRDMIAKAGRIVVEGRDIGSVVAPDADLKVYLTASAAARAARRSAEDASDVAATAADLARRDQIDSTRKADPLAQAPDAVVLDTTELGIDEVVAKLRALLAERNVA, encoded by the coding sequence GTGGAGCAGAACGTACCGGCCGGGCGCTGTGTGGTCGCTGTGGACGGGCCGTCCGGTTCGGGTAAGTCCACCGTCTCCCGGCGGCTGGCGGCGAGCCTCACCGCCCGCTACCTCGACACCGGCGCGATGTACCGGGCGATCACCTGGGCGGTGCTGCGCTCCGGCGTCGACCTGACCGACGCGCAGGCCGTCGCCAAGGTCGCCGGTGAGGTCGACCTGCGCATCGGCACCGACCCCACCGGCTACGGCGTGACCGCCGACGGCGTCGGAGTCGAGGCCGAGATCCGGGGCCCCGAGGTGACCGCCGCGGTGTCCGCCGTGGCCTCCGTACCCGCGGTCCGGGCGCTGCTGGTGGCCCGGCAGCGCGACATGATCGCCAAGGCCGGCCGGATCGTGGTCGAGGGCCGCGACATCGGTTCCGTGGTCGCCCCCGACGCCGACCTCAAGGTCTACCTCACCGCCTCGGCGGCGGCCCGCGCCGCGCGCCGTAGCGCCGAGGACGCCTCCGACGTGGCGGCCACCGCCGCCGACCTGGCCCGCCGGGACCAGATCGACTCGACCCGCAAGGCCGACCCGCTCGCCCAGGCCCCCGACGCCGTGGTGCTGGACACCACCGAACTGGGCATCGACGAGGTCGTGGCGAAGCTGCGGGCGCTGCTCGCCGAGCGGAACGTGGCGTGA
- a CDS encoding pseudouridine synthase, whose amino-acid sequence MPRDDRTPRPDAPVYTGPERLQKVLAAAGVGSRRACEDLIFRRRVTVNGRVAQLGDKVDPANAVIHVDGERLVADTRLVYLALNKPRGVVSTMADEKGRTALADFVGNRVEQRVYHVGRLDADSEGLLLLTNDGTLAHRLMHPSYGVAKTYLCEVAGPIPRNLGKRLAAGIELEDGPVTVDSFRVVGSLGRTAQVELMLHEGRKHIVRRLLDEVGHPVSRLVRTSIGPIRLGDLRPGRTRRLTNAEVAALFKAVGD is encoded by the coding sequence ATGCCGCGCGATGACCGCACTCCCCGCCCCGACGCCCCCGTCTACACCGGCCCGGAACGCCTGCAGAAGGTGCTCGCCGCGGCGGGGGTCGGCTCCCGGCGTGCCTGCGAAGATCTGATCTTCCGTCGGCGGGTGACGGTCAACGGGCGGGTGGCGCAGCTCGGCGACAAGGTCGACCCGGCCAACGCCGTCATCCACGTCGACGGCGAGCGGCTGGTGGCCGACACCCGGCTGGTGTACCTGGCGTTGAACAAGCCCCGGGGCGTGGTCTCCACGATGGCCGACGAGAAGGGCCGCACCGCGTTGGCCGACTTCGTCGGCAACCGGGTGGAGCAGCGCGTCTACCACGTCGGGCGGCTCGATGCGGACAGTGAGGGCCTGCTGCTGCTCACCAACGACGGGACGCTGGCGCACCGGTTGATGCACCCCTCGTACGGGGTGGCCAAGACGTACCTGTGTGAGGTGGCCGGCCCGATCCCGCGTAACCTCGGCAAGCGACTGGCCGCCGGCATCGAGCTGGAGGACGGCCCGGTCACCGTCGACTCGTTCCGGGTGGTGGGCAGTCTGGGACGTACCGCCCAGGTCGAGCTGATGTTGCACGAAGGTCGCAAACACATCGTCCGGCGACTGCTCGACGAGGTCGGACACCCGGTGAGCCGGCTGGTGCGTACCTCCATCGGGCCGATCCGGCTCGGTGACCTGCGTCCCGGGCGCACCCGGCGGCTGACCAACGCGGAGGTCGCCGCCCTGTTCAAGGCCGTGGGTGACTGA
- a CDS encoding ATP-binding protein, whose protein sequence is MKVAFVGKGGSGKTTLTGLYARHLAAAGRPVLAIDADINQHLAVALGGPAHATTTMRPLGAHLPAIKEFLRGDNPRIGSATEMVKTTPPGWGSRLLLVDEKNPIYAACVDTVGGVRLAVTGEFSAEDLGVSCYHSKVGAVELLLNHMLDGPGEYVVVDMTAGADSFASGLFTRFDRTFLVCEPTVRGVSVYQQYAGYARDYGVALSVIGNKVEDAADVEFLREHVGDDLLTWVGRSAYVRRAERGTVGPLDELEAENRAALGRLADVVDGTAQDWTAFTRWAHEFHRRNAVAWGNDRTGVDLTTQIDPDFRMGPPQAVAATTVPA, encoded by the coding sequence ATGAAGGTCGCGTTCGTCGGCAAGGGCGGTAGTGGGAAGACCACCCTCACCGGGCTCTACGCCCGCCATCTCGCCGCTGCCGGTCGGCCGGTGCTGGCGATCGACGCCGACATCAACCAGCACCTCGCGGTCGCGCTCGGCGGGCCGGCTCACGCCACCACCACGATGCGACCACTCGGCGCGCACCTGCCGGCGATCAAGGAGTTCCTGCGCGGCGACAACCCGCGTATCGGCTCCGCCACCGAGATGGTGAAGACCACCCCGCCGGGGTGGGGTTCGCGGTTGCTTCTCGTGGACGAAAAGAATCCGATCTACGCGGCCTGCGTCGACACTGTCGGTGGGGTGCGGCTGGCGGTGACCGGTGAGTTCAGCGCCGAGGATCTGGGCGTGTCCTGTTACCACTCCAAGGTCGGGGCGGTGGAGTTGCTGCTCAACCACATGCTCGACGGGCCCGGTGAGTACGTGGTGGTGGACATGACCGCGGGTGCCGACTCGTTCGCCTCGGGGTTGTTCACCCGCTTCGACCGCACCTTCCTGGTCTGCGAGCCGACCGTGCGTGGGGTCAGCGTCTACCAGCAGTACGCCGGCTACGCCCGCGACTACGGGGTGGCCCTGTCCGTGATCGGCAACAAGGTCGAGGACGCCGCCGACGTGGAGTTCCTCCGCGAGCACGTCGGCGACGACCTGCTGACCTGGGTGGGCCGTTCGGCGTACGTGCGGCGGGCCGAACGCGGCACCGTCGGGCCACTGGACGAGTTGGAGGCGGAGAACCGGGCCGCGCTGGGCCGGCTGGCCGACGTCGTCGACGGCACCGCGCAGGACTGGACGGCCTTCACCCGGTGGGCGCACGAGTTCCACCGGCGCAACGCGGTGGCCTGGGGCAACGACCGTACTGGGGTTGACCTCACCACGCAGATCGACCCGGACTTCCGGATGGGGCCGCCGCAGGCCGTCGCCGCGACGACGGTGCCTGCCTGA
- a CDS encoding winged helix-turn-helix domain-containing protein, protein MIAEEVERGLRASAADMVAGGDGGLVVSVRLRPGSDGGCDDLERLLWLVDHLAPPAVDAVGGPAVLRVSPQARVVHRGGREVVLTRREFDLLWHLVAHPRRVFTRAQLLESVWGHTFTSARNVDVQVRRVRVKVGTDLSVIRTVRGVGYGLDVDLPVEVVDDPRPRAF, encoded by the coding sequence GTGATCGCTGAAGAGGTAGAGCGGGGACTCCGTGCGTCTGCTGCCGACATGGTGGCCGGTGGCGACGGCGGGCTGGTCGTGAGCGTTCGGTTGCGGCCGGGGTCCGACGGTGGCTGCGACGATCTGGAGCGCCTGCTGTGGCTGGTCGACCACCTGGCCCCTCCCGCCGTCGACGCGGTCGGCGGCCCGGCCGTCCTGCGGGTCTCGCCACAGGCGCGAGTGGTCCATCGAGGGGGCCGGGAGGTGGTGCTCACCCGTCGCGAGTTCGACCTCCTGTGGCACCTGGTGGCGCACCCTCGGCGGGTGTTCACCCGAGCGCAGCTGTTGGAGAGCGTCTGGGGTCACACCTTCACGAGCGCCCGCAACGTCGACGTGCAGGTGAGAAGGGTGCGGGTCAAGGTCGGCACGGACCTGTCGGTGATCCGCACCGTGCGCGGAGTCGGGTACGGCCTCGATGTCGACCTGCCGGTGGAGGTGGTGGACGACCCGCGCCCCCGTGCCTTCTGA
- a CDS encoding anchored repeat ABC transporter, substrate-binding protein: MRIARLLVGPVLLAVGLVGCAPVEVLSDRDGRVQVVTTTGILRDLARNVGGDRVVVSSLVPDGADPHSYEPSLRDVRNVVYADVAFSNYMLLEEHAIIKALDANLPEGVPNVALAEGAVKYAAEIIPLVEDVALDTIWLGMRVRGTGADHGANRSSDVLLSATAVDGPGVMAAYLTESFGQPTFYLNSADGFDATNGYRDDTATLPPDAHTHMSWAFSEPGVYRLTMRAHLAVTPDTRPVPLGEQTFTFAVGVDPHDVPGMTDAVVLRGGHADLTVDLDAVTRGESALYLLDDPHGSAEGEQQVLDPARTVIEVPNKALAQVPANRAFRFLGRPGTQIHQLPQAVLGKHVHGEIDPHLWQNVRNAISYVELIRDTLIGVDPAGAAQYRDNATAYIAELEALDTYVRDNIAQIPPNRRHLITTHDAFGYLGAAYDVQISGFVTPHPAAEPSLADRRRLTETIRNLRVPAVFLEPNLRARSSTLTEVARSLDVQVCEIYGDTFDGRVTTYIQMMRFNAESLRDCLAT, encoded by the coding sequence GTGCGAATCGCGCGTTTGCTGGTCGGGCCCGTCCTGCTGGCCGTCGGTCTGGTCGGGTGTGCCCCGGTCGAGGTACTCAGCGACCGCGACGGGCGCGTCCAGGTGGTGACGACCACCGGCATCCTGCGGGACCTGGCACGCAACGTGGGCGGCGACCGGGTCGTGGTCAGCTCCCTGGTGCCCGACGGCGCTGACCCGCACTCGTACGAACCGTCCCTGCGGGACGTGCGTAACGTCGTCTACGCCGATGTCGCCTTCAGTAACTACATGCTGCTGGAAGAGCACGCCATCATCAAGGCGCTCGACGCCAACCTGCCCGAAGGCGTACCGAACGTCGCGCTGGCCGAAGGCGCGGTCAAGTACGCGGCCGAGATCATCCCGTTGGTCGAGGACGTCGCGCTGGACACGATCTGGCTCGGCATGCGGGTACGCGGTACCGGTGCCGACCACGGCGCCAACCGCTCCTCGGACGTTCTCCTGAGCGCCACTGCCGTGGACGGGCCCGGCGTGATGGCCGCCTACCTGACGGAGTCGTTCGGGCAGCCGACCTTCTATCTCAACTCGGCGGACGGCTTCGACGCGACCAACGGGTACCGGGACGACACCGCCACCCTGCCACCGGACGCACACACGCACATGAGCTGGGCGTTCTCCGAGCCCGGCGTCTACCGGCTCACCATGCGGGCACACCTGGCGGTGACCCCCGACACCCGGCCGGTGCCACTCGGCGAGCAGACCTTCACCTTTGCCGTCGGAGTCGACCCGCATGACGTTCCTGGCATGACCGACGCAGTGGTCCTGCGTGGCGGGCACGCCGACCTGACCGTCGACCTGGACGCCGTCACGCGCGGCGAGTCCGCCCTCTACCTGCTCGACGACCCGCACGGCAGTGCCGAGGGTGAACAGCAGGTCCTCGATCCGGCGCGGACCGTCATCGAGGTGCCGAACAAGGCGCTCGCCCAGGTACCGGCCAATCGGGCGTTCCGATTTCTCGGTCGGCCCGGAACGCAGATCCACCAACTTCCGCAGGCGGTGCTCGGCAAACACGTCCACGGTGAGATCGATCCACACCTGTGGCAGAACGTCCGCAACGCCATCTCCTACGTGGAACTGATCCGGGACACCCTGATCGGTGTGGACCCGGCCGGCGCGGCGCAGTACCGGGACAACGCCACCGCCTACATCGCGGAGCTGGAGGCGCTCGACACGTACGTGCGGGACAACATCGCACAGATCCCGCCCAACCGCCGGCATCTGATCACCACCCACGACGCGTTCGGTTATCTCGGCGCCGCGTACGACGTGCAGATCTCCGGATTCGTCACACCACACCCGGCCGCCGAGCCGAGCCTCGCCGATCGTCGCCGGCTCACCGAGACGATCCGCAACCTCCGTGTCCCGGCGGTGTTCCTGGAACCCAACCTCCGGGCCCGCTCGTCGACCTTGACCGAGGTGGCCAGGTCACTCGACGTGCAGGTCTGCGAGATCTACGGCGACACCTTCGACGGCCGGGTCACCACCTACATCCAAATGATGCGCTTCAACGCCGAGTCGCTGCGAGACTGTCTGGCGACATAG
- the der gene encoding ribosome biogenesis GTPase Der: MTDNDGWVELRETDLDIEEPTGPQPVVAVVGRPNVGKSTLVNRIIGRRQAVVEDVPGVTRDRVPYDAQWSGRSFTVVDTGGWEPDAKDRAAAIAAQAETAVVTADVVLFVVDATVGSTDVDEAAVKMLRRSAKPVILVANKADNTNIELEATSLWSLGLGEPHPVSALHGRGSGDLLDTIMNALPEAPKIVENRPRGPRRVALVGRPNVGKSSLLNRFSGEERAVVDAVAGTTVDPVDSLVTIGGDTWHLVDTAGLRKRVGQASGTEYYASLRTASAIEAAEVAVVLLDSSEPISEQDQRILTMVTEAGRALVIAFNKWDLVDADRRYYLDKEIDRELRRIPWAIRLNLSAMTGRAVDKLAASLHRALASWETRIPTAQLNAWLTALVQATPHPVRGGRAPRILFATQAGVAPPRFVLFTTGPLDAGYQRFVERKLREEFGFEGSPIEISVRPRKKLGPGGRGKAHG, encoded by the coding sequence GTGACTGACAACGACGGTTGGGTGGAGCTGCGGGAGACGGACCTCGACATCGAGGAGCCGACCGGTCCGCAGCCGGTGGTGGCCGTGGTCGGCCGCCCCAACGTCGGCAAGTCCACCCTGGTCAACCGGATCATCGGCCGCCGCCAGGCGGTCGTCGAGGACGTTCCCGGCGTGACCCGGGACCGGGTTCCCTACGACGCGCAGTGGTCCGGCCGGTCCTTCACCGTGGTGGACACCGGCGGCTGGGAACCGGACGCGAAGGACCGGGCGGCGGCCATCGCCGCGCAGGCCGAGACGGCCGTGGTCACCGCCGACGTGGTGCTGTTCGTGGTCGACGCGACGGTGGGCTCCACCGACGTCGACGAGGCGGCGGTGAAGATGCTGCGGCGCAGCGCCAAACCGGTGATCCTGGTGGCCAACAAGGCCGACAACACCAACATCGAGCTGGAGGCCACCTCACTGTGGTCGCTCGGCCTCGGCGAACCGCACCCGGTGTCGGCCCTGCACGGCCGGGGCTCCGGCGACCTGCTCGACACCATCATGAACGCGCTGCCCGAGGCACCCAAGATCGTGGAGAACCGGCCGCGCGGCCCCCGCCGGGTCGCCCTGGTCGGTCGACCCAACGTCGGCAAGTCCAGCCTGCTGAACCGCTTCTCCGGCGAGGAACGCGCGGTCGTCGACGCGGTCGCCGGCACCACCGTCGACCCGGTCGACAGCCTGGTCACCATCGGCGGCGACACCTGGCACCTGGTCGACACCGCCGGCCTGCGTAAGCGGGTCGGCCAGGCCAGCGGCACCGAGTACTACGCCAGCCTACGGACCGCCTCGGCGATCGAGGCGGCCGAGGTGGCGGTGGTGCTGCTCGACTCCAGCGAGCCGATCAGCGAACAGGACCAGCGGATCCTGACCATGGTCACCGAAGCCGGTCGGGCCCTCGTGATCGCCTTCAACAAGTGGGACCTGGTCGACGCCGACCGTCGGTACTACCTGGACAAGGAGATCGACCGGGAACTGCGCCGCATCCCGTGGGCGATCCGGCTGAACCTGTCGGCGATGACCGGACGGGCCGTCGACAAGCTCGCCGCGTCCCTGCACCGGGCGCTGGCGAGCTGGGAGACCCGGATCCCCACCGCGCAGCTCAACGCGTGGCTCACCGCCCTGGTCCAGGCCACCCCGCACCCGGTCCGCGGGGGACGGGCACCCCGGATCCTGTTCGCCACCCAGGCCGGAGTCGCCCCGCCGCGCTTCGTGCTGTTCACCACCGGCCCGCTGGACGCCGGCTACCAGCGCTTCGTGGAACGCAAGCTCCGCGAGGAGTTCGGCTTCGAGGGTAGCCCCATCGAGATCTCGGTACGCCCCCGCAAGAAACTCGGCCCCGGCGGCCGAGGCAAAGCCCACGGCTGA
- the scpB gene encoding SMC-Scp complex subunit ScpB, producing the protein MSNEERRDSLADQAAAWIPPWQRPAPESTAPESAASDPATPDHAEATLDPATPDPAAPDHAEPNPDLGTPEPTELAELSPEPEAAPDLGTAVPRQGQFRTKIAADPTPELAPAASEPGVAADLGTEVPIQGRSRTKIAEEGAGRNPRGGRVRVVPEPPPVLDDAELRGALEAILLVVDEPVSELTLAQVLEQPAERVGPMLDEIAAGYTAAGHGFELRRAAGGWRLYTRPEYATYVERFVLDGQSVRLTQAALETLAVVAYRQPVTRSRISAIRGVNCDGVIRTLVSRGLIEECGTESDSGAYLYRTSIMFLEKLGLNSLDDLPPLAPFLPDDVEELADAAR; encoded by the coding sequence ATGAGCAACGAGGAACGCCGGGACTCGCTGGCTGACCAGGCCGCCGCCTGGATCCCACCGTGGCAGCGCCCCGCCCCCGAATCCACCGCCCCCGAATCCGCTGCCTCCGATCCGGCCACCCCGGATCACGCCGAAGCCACCCTCGATCCGGCCACTCCCGATCCGGCCGCGCCGGATCACGCCGAACCCAACCCCGACCTTGGCACCCCCGAACCCACCGAGCTTGCCGAACTCAGCCCCGAACCCGAGGCCGCTCCGGATCTTGGCACAGCTGTGCCCCGCCAGGGGCAGTTCCGTACCAAGATCGCCGCCGATCCCACCCCCGAACTCGCTCCCGCCGCTTCGGAACCCGGAGTCGCCGCGGATCTTGGGACGGAGGTGCCCATCCAGGGGCGGTCGCGTACCAAGATCGCGGAGGAGGGGGCGGGGCGGAATCCGCGCGGCGGGCGGGTGCGGGTGGTGCCGGAGCCGCCGCCGGTGCTCGACGACGCCGAACTGCGCGGGGCGCTGGAGGCGATCCTGCTGGTGGTGGACGAACCGGTCAGCGAGCTGACGCTGGCCCAGGTCCTCGAACAGCCCGCCGAGCGGGTCGGCCCGATGCTCGACGAGATCGCCGCCGGCTACACCGCCGCCGGGCACGGCTTCGAGCTGCGCCGGGCGGCCGGCGGGTGGCGGCTCTACACCCGGCCGGAATACGCCACCTACGTGGAACGGTTCGTCCTGGACGGGCAGTCGGTCCGGCTGACCCAGGCCGCGCTGGAGACCCTCGCGGTGGTGGCGTACCGGCAGCCGGTGACCCGGTCGCGGATCTCGGCCATCCGGGGCGTCAACTGTGACGGGGTGATCCGTACCCTGGTCTCCCGCGGGCTGATCGAGGAGTGCGGCACCGAGTCGGACAGCGGAGCCTATCTGTACCGGACGAGCATCATGTTCCTGGAGAAGCTCGGCCTGAACAGCCTTGACGACCTGCCGCCCCTGGCCCCGTTCCTTCCCGACGACGTAGAAGAGCTTGCTGATGCCGCGCGATGA
- the rpsN gene encoding 30S ribosomal protein S14: MARKSLNNRQARRAELVARHAERRTELKRTIAHPDTEPAERDEAVRRLARLPRDSSPVRLRNRDMVDGRPRGVLTRFGLSRIRFREMALRGELPGIRKASW, translated from the coding sequence ATGGCGCGGAAGAGCCTGAACAACCGGCAGGCCCGCCGGGCTGAACTCGTGGCCCGGCACGCCGAACGCCGTACCGAGCTGAAGCGGACGATCGCTCACCCGGACACCGAGCCGGCAGAGCGGGACGAGGCGGTGCGCCGGCTCGCCCGGTTGCCCCGCGACTCCAGTCCAGTACGCCTGCGGAACCGGGACATGGTCGACGGGCGACCTCGAGGCGTGCTCACCCGCTTTGGGCTGTCCCGGATTCGCTTCCGCGAGATGGCGCTGCGCGGTGAGCTGCCGGGCATCCGGAAGGCATCCTGGTGA
- the rpmB gene encoding 50S ribosomal protein L28, translating into MSRRCDVTGAKPSFGNAVSHSHRRTRRRWNPNLQSHRYWLSSERRWIRLTLTAKALKTVDRKGIEQVVAELRAKGVKI; encoded by the coding sequence GTGTCCCGACGTTGTGACGTCACCGGTGCGAAGCCGAGCTTCGGCAACGCCGTGTCCCACTCCCACCGACGCACCCGCCGCCGGTGGAACCCGAACCTGCAGAGCCACCGGTACTGGCTGTCCTCCGAGCGCCGGTGGATTCGCCTGACGCTGACCGCCAAGGCGCTCAAGACCGTGGACCGCAAGGGCATCGAGCAGGTCGTCGCCGAGCTGCGTGCCAAGGGAGTGAAGATCTGA
- a CDS encoding choice-of-anchor M domain-containing protein, producing the protein MTVVPTILLALVGPASGASAAQPASPDPALDQSIAPEQPIAAGPAVIPAGHVDIGPRYVEGEWTLLIHDDAAEPVWRDPDQTVLQVTDAALQTVPDDPAYEFLGVAAGTRVHVVPQVQQSDVVWVGWNTQDPEVMRTIDRGVTFELAGVEGPGALTMYVQAGTFNAPQVLWRSTEPMGQPMWVEVNTHTHANWVFTEPGVYLVAVRITADLISGEQASAVRHLRFAVGDATSTDTALAAEPSSVEPAAPAAEEGDDQDAGGSRQGLVLVGLAVTTAVLAVALVVVVLRGRSARRRAERERTPGAAA; encoded by the coding sequence ATGACGGTGGTTCCGACGATTCTGCTGGCCTTGGTCGGGCCGGCCAGTGGCGCATCGGCGGCTCAGCCCGCGTCGCCGGACCCGGCGCTGGACCAGTCGATCGCCCCCGAACAACCGATCGCCGCCGGTCCGGCGGTGATCCCCGCCGGCCACGTCGACATCGGACCGCGCTACGTCGAGGGGGAGTGGACCCTCCTCATCCACGACGACGCGGCCGAACCCGTCTGGCGGGACCCGGACCAGACCGTGTTGCAGGTCACCGACGCGGCGCTGCAGACGGTTCCGGACGATCCGGCGTACGAGTTCCTCGGTGTCGCCGCCGGTACACGGGTGCACGTGGTGCCGCAGGTGCAGCAGAGCGATGTCGTGTGGGTGGGCTGGAACACCCAGGACCCCGAGGTGATGCGAACCATCGATCGAGGGGTGACCTTCGAACTCGCCGGGGTCGAGGGCCCCGGTGCCCTGACCATGTACGTCCAGGCGGGCACGTTCAACGCACCGCAGGTCCTGTGGCGTTCCACGGAACCGATGGGTCAACCGATGTGGGTGGAGGTCAACACCCACACGCACGCCAACTGGGTGTTCACCGAGCCCGGTGTCTACCTGGTCGCGGTACGCATCACCGCCGACCTGATCAGCGGCGAGCAGGCCTCCGCAGTCCGACACCTGCGGTTCGCCGTCGGTGACGCGACGAGCACGGACACGGCGCTGGCCGCCGAACCCAGCAGCGTCGAGCCGGCGGCGCCGGCAGCGGAGGAGGGCGATGACCAGGACGCAGGCGGTTCACGGCAAGGGCTGGTCCTCGTCGGCCTGGCGGTGACCACGGCGGTTCTGGCGGTCGCACTGGTCGTGGTGGTCCTGCGTGGCCGTTCGGCCCGTCGCCGCGCCGAACGCGAACGGACGCCGGGAGCGGCGGCGTGA
- a CDS encoding CobW family GTP-binding protein — MSTSSVASAGHAASQRGSRPSLTVLSGFWPAATYAVARTLLATDPGLLLVRHDLADVRNGTVHRVVRDRDGVLEDERISLAHGCVSCTLREDVLPTLARLVGTRPGRDLVLMLPEVVEPEAVAAACAHCLIDGVPITDLLHVDSYVTVVDAEHLLDGLASTDDLKTLSIHAADNDDRALADVIVRQIEYADTLVLWGHSAEGAYDTDRLAVLLNRITPWAAQVRVDDDLVDANLLTRQLRDTHRYRPETPGVLARGLEGHLVGVHEPQPDCGIVSAVFRARRPFHPQRLHDVLEELTAEVIRSRGHLWLASQPETVVAWDFAGGGLALGSLGRWLAALPDRYWDEVSDHRRLAAAMDWDPYYGDRHQHLVFIGLDLDPTGLHGTLTRCLLTDAELADGEQAWRDYRDPFTDCFPLPALDDEATRGEPE, encoded by the coding sequence ATGTCGACGTCATCTGTCGCTTCGGCCGGCCACGCCGCCTCGCAGCGGGGCTCCCGCCCGTCGTTGACCGTGCTCAGCGGCTTCTGGCCGGCAGCGACGTACGCCGTCGCCCGCACCTTGCTCGCCACGGACCCGGGACTGCTGCTGGTTCGGCACGACCTCGCCGACGTGCGCAACGGCACCGTGCACCGGGTGGTACGCGACCGGGACGGCGTACTGGAGGACGAACGGATCTCCCTCGCTCACGGGTGCGTGTCCTGCACCCTGCGCGAGGACGTGCTGCCCACCCTCGCTCGGCTGGTCGGCACCCGTCCCGGCCGGGACCTGGTGCTGATGCTGCCCGAAGTGGTCGAACCGGAGGCCGTCGCCGCCGCGTGCGCCCACTGCCTGATCGACGGCGTACCGATCACCGACCTGCTGCACGTCGACTCGTACGTCACCGTGGTTGACGCCGAGCACCTGCTCGACGGGCTGGCCAGCACCGACGACCTGAAGACCCTCAGCATCCACGCCGCCGACAACGACGACCGTGCCCTCGCCGACGTGATCGTCCGACAGATCGAGTACGCCGACACCCTCGTCCTCTGGGGACACTCCGCCGAAGGCGCGTACGACACCGACCGCCTGGCAGTCCTCCTCAACCGGATCACCCCCTGGGCGGCCCAAGTACGCGTCGACGACGACCTCGTCGACGCAAACCTGCTGACCCGCCAACTGCGCGACACTCACCGGTACCGACCGGAAACCCCGGGCGTCCTCGCCCGAGGTCTTGAGGGACATCTAGTCGGTGTACACGAGCCCCAGCCGGACTGCGGGATCGTCTCGGCGGTCTTCCGCGCTCGCCGCCCGTTCCACCCGCAACGGCTGCACGACGTCCTCGAGGAACTCACCGCCGAGGTCATCCGCTCCCGCGGCCATCTCTGGCTGGCCAGCCAGCCCGAGACCGTCGTCGCCTGGGACTTCGCCGGCGGCGGTCTCGCTCTGGGAAGCCTCGGCCGCTGGCTCGCCGCCCTACCCGACCGGTACTGGGACGAGGTGTCCGACCACCGCCGGCTCGCGGCCGCCATGGACTGGGACCCCTACTACGGCGACCGCCACCAGCACCTGGTCTTCATCGGCCTCGACCTCGACCCGACCGGCCTGCACGGCACGCTCACCCGCTGCCTGCTCACCGACGCCGAACTCGCCGACGGCGAACAGGCATGGCGCGACTACCGCGACCCGTTCACCGACTGTTTCCCGCTCCCTGCCCTGGACGACGAAGCCACCCGAGGAGAACCCGAATGA
- the rpmG gene encoding 50S ribosomal protein L33 yields the protein MARQTDIRPIVRLRSTAGTGYTYVTRKNRRNDPDRLTLRKYDPIVRRHVEFREAR from the coding sequence ATGGCCAGGCAGACCGACATCCGTCCGATCGTCCGGCTGCGCAGCACCGCCGGCACCGGATACACGTACGTGACCCGCAAGAACCGCCGCAACGATCCCGACCGCCTGACGTTGCGCAAGTACGACCCGATCGTGCGCCGGCACGTCGAGTTCCGGGAGGCGCGCTGA